From a region of the bacterium genome:
- a CDS encoding metallophosphoesterase family protein, giving the protein MKVAVLADIHANLPALEAVQRDFSAEGIQTIWSLGDTVGYGAEPFACLQMLADLHAILITGNHEQAACDLAEASGFNSTAAQAIRWTRDTLTPDIRKNLYELPVNLSPQPGVFLFHGLPGNATGYLRTDETAQMVFDYLTDRDPRIRIAFFGHTHRPMIFTHLPGRPVHKFEPGEELVLAPGRRYLINPGSVGQPRNGDPKAQYTIFDTEQGIIFFKRVPYNISAAQERILQAGLSPSLAARLSQGI; this is encoded by the coding sequence ATGAAAGTAGCGGTTCTTGCGGACATACACGCCAACCTCCCTGCCCTGGAAGCTGTCCAGAGAGATTTCAGTGCAGAAGGAATACAGACCATCTGGAGCCTTGGCGACACAGTCGGTTATGGTGCCGAACCTTTTGCATGCCTGCAGATGCTGGCTGATCTCCATGCTATCCTCATAACCGGGAACCATGAGCAGGCAGCCTGCGACCTGGCTGAGGCAAGCGGGTTCAACTCAACCGCTGCCCAGGCTATTCGATGGACAAGAGACACACTGACTCCCGACATCAGGAAAAACCTGTATGAACTGCCCGTCAACCTCTCTCCCCAACCCGGGGTGTTTCTCTTTCACGGGTTACCCGGCAATGCCACCGGTTACCTTCGAACAGATGAGACCGCCCAGATGGTTTTTGACTACCTTACCGACAGGGACCCGAGGATCCGTATCGCCTTTTTCGGGCACACCCACCGTCCCATGATCTTTACCCACCTCCCAGGCAGGCCCGTTCACAAGTTTGAACCCGGAGAGGAACTTGTTCTGGCGCCCGGGCGGCGATACCTGATCAACCCGGGAAGTGTCGGTCAGCCCCGCAACGGTGATCCAAAAGCCCAGTACACCATCTTCGACACCGAACAAGGAATCATCTTTTTTAAAAGAGTCCCTTACAATATCAGCGCTGCCCAGGAGCGCATCCTTCAGGCCGGGCTTTCCCCATCTCTTGCCGCCCGCCTGAGCCAGGGGATCTGA